Proteins encoded within one genomic window of Triticum aestivum cultivar Chinese Spring chromosome 2D, IWGSC CS RefSeq v2.1, whole genome shotgun sequence:
- the LOC123052915 gene encoding L-ascorbate oxidase homolog: MMAPTRPSLALARWVLLAAVAARLAGADDPYRYFTWTVTYGPINPLGTTQQGILINGQFPGPRIDCVTNDNLIVNVVNNLDEPFLITWNGIKQRKNSWQDGVAGTNCPIPPGANYTYKFQAKDQIGTFTYFPSVALHRAAGGFGALNVYQRPAIPVPYPPPAGDFTLLVGDWYLAGHDQLRQTLDSGAPLPFPDALLINGMPSATLVGDQGRTYLLRVSNVGMKTSINFRIQGHALKLAEVEGTHPVQNVYDSLDVHVGQSVAFLVTLDQPAMDYAVVASTRFNPADTSPLTAVGTLHYSSATSLAPGPLPAGPPEESEWSMNQARSFRWNLTASAARPNPQGSFHYGTIQTSRTLVLASSAAVVAGQRRYAVNGVSFVVPDTPLKLLDNYNIANVIEWDSVPERPDGGAPRPGTPVVRLNLHEFVEVVFQNTENEMQSWHLDGYDFWVVGYGDNGQWTENERLNYNLVDAQARHTVQVYPNGWSAILVSLDNQGMWNLRSANWDRQYLGQQLYLRVWTAEQSFSNEYSIPINAILCGRAAGLPH, from the exons atgatggcTCCGACTCGGCCTTCTCTGGCATTGGCGCGGTGGGTGCtcctggcggcggtggcggcgaggctcgccggcgctGATGACCCCTACCGCTACTTCACCTGGACTGTCACGTATGGCCCCATCAACCCGCTCGGCACCACCCAGCAG GGCATCCTGATCAACGGGCAGTTCCCGGGCCCTCGCATCGACTGCGTCACCAACGACAACCTCAtcgtcaacgtcgtcaacaacctcGACGAGCCATTCCTCATCACATG GAACGGGATCAAGCAGCGGAAGAACTCGTGGCAGGACGGCGTGGCGGGCACCAACTGCCCCATCCCGCCCGGCGCCAACTACACCTACAAGTTCCAGGCCAAGGACCAGATCGGCACCTTCACCTACTTCCCCTCCGTCGCGCTGCACCGCGCCGCCGGAGGGTTCGGCGCCCTCAACGTCTACCAGCGACCTGCCATCCCCGTCCCCTACCCGCCCCCCGCCGGCGACTTCACACTCCTTGTCGGTGACTGGTACCTCGCCGGCCACGACCAGCTCCGCCAGACACTCGACTCCGGCGCGCCGCTCCCGTTCCCGGACGCGCTGCTCATCAACGGCATGCCCTCCGCCACCTTGGTGGGCGACCAAG GGAGGACCTATCTGTTGAGAGTGTCCAATGTCGGGATGAAGACGTCGATCAACTTCAGGATCCAGGGCCATGCTCTGAAGCTGGCGGAGGTGGAAGGCACGCACCCGGTGCAGAACGTCTACGACTCCCTAGACGTGCACGTCGGCCAGTCCGTGGCGTTCCTCGTCACCCTCGACCAGCCGGCCATGGACtacgccgtggtggcgtcgacgcgGTTCAACCCGGCCGACACCAGCCCGTTGACGGCGGTCGGGACGCTGCATTACAGCAGCGCCACCTCCTTGGCGCCTGGCCCGCTCCCGGCAGGACCGCCGGAGGAGAGCGAGTGGTCGATGAACCAGGCAAGGTCGTTCCGGTGGAACCTGACAGCCAGCGCGGCGCGGCCCAACCCGCAGGGGTCGTTCCACTACGGCACTATCCAGACGTCGAGGACGCTGGTCTTGGCCAGCTCCGCTGCCGTCGTCGCTGGGCAGAGACGGTACGCCGTGAACGGCGTCTCGTTCGTCGTCCCGGACACGCCTCTGAAGCTCCTGGACAACTACAACATCGCAAACGTGATCGAATGGGACAGTGTCCCGGAGCGGCCCGACGGCGGGGCACCCCGGCCCGGGACGCCGGTGGTGAGGCTCAACCTGCACGAGTTCGTGGAGGTGGTGTTCCAGAACACCGAGAACGAGATGCAGTCCTGGCATCTTGACGGATATGATTTCTGGGTCGTCGG GTACGGCGATAATGGGCAGTGGACGGAGAATGAGCGGCTGAACTACAACCTGGTCGACGCGCAAGCGAGGCATACTGTTCAG GTGTATCCGAACGGATGGTCGGCGATCTTGGTGTCGCTGGACAACCAAGGGATGTGGAACCTGAGGTCGGCCAACTGGGACCGGCAGTACCTCGGCCAGCAGCTGTACCTGAGGGTGTGGACGGCAGAGCAGAGCTTCTCCAACGAGTACAGCATCCCGATCAATGCCATACTCTGCGGGAGAGCTGCCGGCCTTCCACACTGA